A single Mucilaginibacter inviolabilis DNA region contains:
- the prfA gene encoding peptide chain release factor 1 gives MLEKLELIFQRWKSVEGELSNPEVMSDMKRFAQLNKEYKDLAKIVDEYHIYRNIISNIDTNKEILATEKDEEFREMAKTELDELLVQREEKEEEIRLMLIPKDPEDSKNAIVEIRGGTGGDEAALFAGDLYRMYMRYCEKRGWKTELVDYTEGTSGGYKEIVFNVNAEDAYGNLKYESGVHRVQRVPDTETQGRVHTSAASVVVLPEVDEFDIDLQVSDIRKDLFCASGPGGQSVNTTYSAVRLTHLPTGIVAQCQDQKSQLKNYDKALQVLRSRVYEMELQKHLEETSKKRKTMVSTGDRSAKVRTYNYPQGRLTEHRIGLTIYNLPGVMNGDLQEIMEALQFAENAEKLKEGTVV, from the coding sequence ATGTTAGAGAAATTAGAGCTGATATTTCAACGTTGGAAAAGTGTAGAAGGCGAATTGAGCAATCCGGAAGTAATGTCGGATATGAAACGCTTTGCCCAGCTGAATAAGGAATATAAAGACCTTGCCAAAATTGTTGATGAGTACCACATCTATCGTAACATCATCAGCAATATCGACACCAATAAAGAGATCCTGGCCACAGAAAAAGACGAAGAATTTCGTGAAATGGCCAAAACAGAGCTGGATGAATTACTCGTTCAGCGCGAAGAAAAAGAGGAAGAGATCCGCCTGATGCTGATCCCTAAAGATCCTGAAGACAGCAAAAATGCTATTGTCGAGATCCGCGGTGGTACCGGTGGTGATGAGGCAGCTCTTTTTGCCGGCGATCTTTATCGCATGTACATGCGTTACTGCGAAAAACGCGGCTGGAAAACCGAACTGGTTGATTATACCGAAGGTACCAGTGGCGGCTATAAAGAGATTGTGTTTAACGTAAACGCCGAAGACGCTTACGGTAACTTAAAATATGAGTCGGGCGTACACCGCGTACAACGTGTACCTGATACCGAAACCCAGGGCAGGGTACATACTTCGGCTGCTTCGGTTGTAGTATTACCCGAGGTTGATGAGTTTGATATCGACTTACAGGTAAGTGATATCCGTAAAGATCTGTTCTGCGCATCAGGACCAGGCGGTCAATCGGTAAATACTACCTATTCTGCCGTTAGGTTAACCCACCTTCCTACCGGTATTGTGGCGCAATGCCAGGATCAAAAATCGCAGTTAAAAAATTACGATAAGGCTTTACAGGTTCTACGTTCACGTGTTTATGAGATGGAATTGCAGAAACACCTGGAAGAAACCTCTAAAAAACGTAAAACCATGGTATCTACCGGTGACCGTTCGGCAAAGGTTCGTACCTATAACTATCCGCAAGGCCGCTTAACCGAACACCGCATCGGGCTTACCATATATAACCTGCCCGGTGTAATGAATGGCGATCTGCAGGAAATAATGGAAGCCCTGCAATTTGCCGAAAATGCAGAGAAACTAAAAGAAGGAACAGTAGTTTAA
- a CDS encoding FAD:protein FMN transferase produces MLAVKTLTNNLATYRRSVRLMGDKFEISVVGNDPLLADEQIDIAINEINRVEKLLSAFSEDSYINQINRNAGIAPVKANTEIFRLIDRALQISELTHGAFDITYFTGTAYTDDAVLAENADVKIAPSPVMLTNYKNVVVDAAKQTVFLKEKGMRIGFGANSKGYAADRAKYILQMNGVSSGVINAGGDLLTWGTQPNQKPWTVGTADPEQRKQPFAHLDISNMAFATSINAEKYASISNKKFVSVMTAKKGFPVSEITSVSIISPTAELSDAMASPLINIGVNAGLYMINQLNQIACIIIDDQNRIYTSKDVSI; encoded by the coding sequence ATGCTGGCAGTAAAAACTTTAACCAATAATTTAGCCACTTACAGGCGCAGTGTACGCTTAATGGGTGATAAATTTGAAATTAGTGTAGTTGGGAACGATCCCCTACTGGCCGATGAACAAATTGATATTGCCATCAACGAAATTAACCGCGTTGAAAAATTACTGTCGGCTTTTAGCGAAGACAGTTATATTAACCAGATTAACCGTAATGCGGGCATTGCACCGGTGAAAGCAAATACTGAAATTTTCAGACTGATTGACAGAGCTCTTCAAATATCAGAGCTTACACACGGAGCCTTTGACATTACTTACTTTACCGGTACCGCTTATACTGATGACGCCGTGCTTGCCGAAAATGCCGATGTTAAAATAGCACCTTCGCCGGTAATGCTTACCAATTATAAAAACGTAGTGGTTGATGCCGCTAAGCAAACCGTTTTTTTAAAGGAAAAAGGTATGCGCATTGGCTTTGGCGCTAATAGCAAAGGTTATGCTGCCGACCGCGCCAAATATATTTTGCAAATGAATGGCGTAAGCAGCGGTGTTATTAACGCAGGGGGCGATTTGCTAACCTGGGGTACACAGCCGAACCAAAAACCATGGACAGTTGGCACAGCCGATCCGGAACAAAGAAAACAACCATTTGCCCATCTGGATATCAGCAATATGGCTTTTGCCACATCCATTAATGCCGAAAAATATGCCAGCATCAGCAACAAAAAATTTGTTAGTGTAATGACGGCCAAAAAAGGCTTCCCGGTAAGTGAAATTACCAGCGTGAGCATCATCAGCCCAACAGCCGAGCTATCAGACGCTATGGCTTCACCACTGATTAACATTGGTGTTAACGCAGGCCTGTATATGATCAATCAGCTAAATCAAATTGCCTGTATTATTATTGACGACCAAAACCGTATTTATACGTCAAAGGATGTTAGTATCTGA
- a CDS encoding response regulator transcription factor yields the protein MNVLIIEDERALAQELEIFLTNYNYICDVCFTGASASEKIAVNLYDFILIDLGLPDYDGLDLLKEAKKVDSEAACIILTARAEINDRIKGLDLGADDYLPKPFSLLELQSRMQAIIRRKFGVKNNTIELGEFLIDLTNRTISHGNSVVNTITKKEFDLIAYLILHKNRTLTRMQLSEHIWGSVVNNDYDSNYIDAHIKNIRKKLNAFGSPDWLETVRGLGYKIKINA from the coding sequence ATGAATGTATTGATTATTGAGGACGAACGGGCACTTGCACAGGAACTGGAAATATTTCTGACCAATTATAACTATATCTGCGATGTTTGTTTTACTGGAGCATCGGCTTCCGAAAAAATTGCGGTTAACCTGTATGATTTTATTTTGATTGATCTTGGTCTGCCTGATTATGACGGGCTGGATCTGTTGAAAGAGGCCAAAAAGGTAGATTCTGAAGCCGCTTGTATCATACTCACCGCCCGCGCCGAAATTAACGACCGTATTAAGGGGCTTGATTTGGGAGCCGACGATTATTTACCCAAACCATTTTCGCTGCTCGAACTTCAAAGCCGTATGCAGGCCATTATACGTCGCAAGTTTGGAGTAAAAAATAATACTATTGAACTGGGAGAATTCCTGATTGACCTAACCAATCGTACTATATCGCATGGAAATAGCGTTGTAAATACGATTACCAAAAAGGAATTTGACCTGATAGCTTATTTAATTTTACACAAAAACAGGACCTTAACCCGCATGCAGTTAAGCGAACATATTTGGGGTAGCGTAGTAAATAATGATTACGACTCCAACTATATTGATGCGCACATCAAAAATATACGGAAAAAGTTAAATGCCTTTGGATCTCCCGATTGGCTGGAAACGGTACGGGGCTTGGGTTATAAAATAAAGATCAACGCTTAA
- a CDS encoding sensor histidine kinase — protein sequence MKLRTKLTLFNAISKLVIVVLFVLLVPVLIKNISSNYVDSKLIKQKNKLLQIVKSRGIQTYIENGEAYGSYLPLKEEYISLDEVEPGFFLDTIKMGKRRLEGDTVEYRILSHTFKVKNHNYLLEIGKSVDTLDETSAPLQNIAFQVLLGMILLTILADQFYSNYVLKPLRLIIKTKLVGQKFPNFNSYRKVRTSTSDFEYLDISIHKMVETIADKFQKEREFISNASHELMTPISILQSKIENMFEEEDISDDLKGRLIEMQKILNRLKSITKTLLLISQIENEQFLKEDKVPVVELLQDVYDEISIRLQDKNISYSIDVPENWNLVNINKFLLFNLFFNLINNAIKYNNEGGYIQITATAGHNNFIISITDNGIGIDAEVIPFIFNRFKKFRQSLQQDSFGLGLPIVKSIATFHDIDIEVISAKDTGSTFKLMFPATLIVVN from the coding sequence TTGAAACTCAGAACAAAACTTACGCTTTTTAATGCCATATCAAAATTGGTAATTGTAGTACTGTTTGTATTGCTGGTACCCGTATTGATCAAAAACATAAGCAGTAATTATGTTGATAGTAAACTTATCAAACAAAAAAACAAGCTGCTGCAAATTGTAAAAAGTCGGGGTATTCAAACTTATATCGAAAACGGCGAAGCTTATGGCAGTTACCTGCCCCTTAAAGAGGAATACATTAGCTTGGATGAGGTTGAACCCGGTTTCTTTTTAGATACTATTAAAATGGGTAAACGCCGGCTTGAAGGCGACACCGTTGAATACCGTATACTAAGCCACACTTTTAAAGTTAAAAACCACAACTACTTACTGGAGATAGGTAAAAGTGTAGATACGCTTGATGAAACCAGTGCTCCGCTTCAAAACATTGCTTTCCAGGTATTACTGGGTATGATATTGCTTACCATTCTGGCCGATCAGTTTTATTCTAATTACGTACTCAAACCTCTACGCCTAATTATTAAAACCAAACTCGTTGGCCAAAAGTTCCCCAATTTTAATTCCTACCGAAAAGTACGCACCTCAACCAGCGATTTTGAATACCTGGACATCAGTATCCATAAAATGGTGGAGACCATTGCCGATAAATTCCAGAAAGAACGGGAGTTTATTTCCAATGCATCACATGAACTGATGACGCCTATATCCATTCTGCAATCCAAGATCGAAAACATGTTTGAGGAAGAAGATATCAGCGATGACTTGAAAGGGCGCCTCATCGAAATGCAGAAAATACTGAACCGTTTAAAAAGTATCACCAAAACCCTGTTACTGATATCGCAAATTGAAAACGAACAGTTCCTGAAAGAAGACAAGGTGCCTGTGGTTGAACTGCTTCAGGATGTGTATGATGAAATTTCCATACGCCTGCAGGACAAAAATATCAGTTATAGTATCGACGTACCAGAAAATTGGAATTTGGTAAATATTAATAAGTTCCTGCTGTTCAATTTATTTTTCAACCTCATCAACAACGCCATCAAATACAACAACGAGGGCGGCTATATTCAAATAACCGCAACCGCAGGACACAATAACTTTATCATCAGCATAACTGATAATGGTATCGGTATCGACGCCGAAGTTATCCCTTTTATATTTAATCGTTTTAAAAAATTCAGACAGTCACTTCAGCAGGATAGTTTTGGCTTAGGCTTGCCTATTGTTAAATCAATAGCTACTTTTCATGATATCGACATTGAGGTGATTTCTGCTAAAGATACTGGCAGCACCTTTAAACTGATGTTTCCGGCCACGCTCATCGTGGTGAATTAA
- a CDS encoding OmpA family protein: MKTLRIKIATLSLALATVGILGSGCDSLTKTQKGAAIGAGAGGTIGAFIGKAAGNTALGAIIGGAVGGTAGAFIGRNMDRQAAEIKQTVPGATVTREGEGILVKFDSGILFDTDKSDVKPAAQANLQKLATSLQNNPNTNILIVGHTDSTGTAQHNMDLSIRRAEAVKSYIVSNNVSSSRLTTSGKGKTEPIADNATPAGRAQNRRVEIVIVANDQMKQQAKQAAQ; the protein is encoded by the coding sequence ATGAAAACTCTTAGAATTAAGATAGCCACCCTGAGTTTGGCTTTAGCCACCGTCGGTATTTTAGGCTCAGGTTGCGATTCATTGACCAAAACACAAAAAGGTGCAGCAATTGGTGCAGGTGCAGGCGGTACAATAGGTGCTTTTATTGGTAAAGCAGCTGGTAACACCGCATTGGGAGCCATTATTGGTGGCGCAGTAGGTGGTACCGCAGGCGCATTTATTGGTCGTAACATGGATAGACAGGCTGCCGAAATAAAGCAAACTGTTCCGGGAGCTACCGTTACACGTGAAGGTGAAGGCATCTTGGTTAAATTCGACTCAGGTATATTATTTGATACCGATAAATCTGATGTTAAACCTGCAGCCCAGGCCAACCTGCAAAAATTGGCTACATCATTACAAAACAACCCAAACACCAATATTTTGATAGTAGGCCATACTGATAGTACAGGTACGGCACAGCATAATATGGATCTTTCTATCAGAAGGGCCGAGGCGGTAAAATCATACATTGTATCTAATAATGTAAGCTCATCCCGTTTAACCACATCTGGCAAAGGTAAAACAGAGCCAATTGCAGACAATGCAACACCTGCAGGCCGTGCACAAAACCGCAGGGTTGAAATTGTAATTGTTGCTAATGACCAAATGAAACAGCAAGCTAAACAAGCTGCTCAGTAA
- a CDS encoding HYC_CC_PP family protein, with protein MVKRSGALLLTLLYTVTVLGFALNLHYCGTQIASVKIDSPAISCKMAQDCGKMKCCKDKHLQIKVKDAHQIEPVSIISKLFGFDVPRLSFNGLFTPSRQSFANPSLERGPPGMSWQNIATFIKNCIFRI; from the coding sequence ATGGTAAAAAGATCAGGAGCTTTATTATTGACCTTACTGTACACGGTTACAGTATTGGGCTTTGCTCTTAATCTGCATTATTGTGGTACGCAGATAGCCTCTGTTAAAATTGATTCGCCGGCTATTAGTTGCAAAATGGCTCAAGACTGCGGCAAAATGAAATGCTGCAAGGATAAGCACCTGCAAATTAAAGTAAAGGATGCGCATCAGATTGAACCGGTTTCCATCATCTCCAAACTTTTTGGTTTCGATGTGCCCCGTTTGTCTTTCAACGGATTATTTACACCGTCCAGGCAATCATTTGCCAATCCGTCCCTTGAACGCGGGCCACCTGGTATGTCCTGGCAAAACATTGCCACATTTATTAAAAATTGCATTTTTCGTATTTGA
- a CDS encoding heavy-metal-associated domain-containing protein, giving the protein MKTLKIFIILFVFTVTAAKAQFTKAELQVSGLTCALCAKSTEKALRTLPFVSEIKTDLMHNLYLITFKSDVPVNFEQISKKVQGSGFSVNSLKATFNFDNTKVADNIFSYGGDTYRLLNPADKALSGTVNFTIVDNGFAPKSVSKKYLAQVTDTAPASGRIYHLAI; this is encoded by the coding sequence ATGAAAACTCTAAAAATATTTATCATACTTTTTGTATTTACCGTTACAGCTGCAAAAGCCCAGTTTACCAAAGCCGAGCTGCAGGTGAGCGGCCTTACTTGCGCGTTATGTGCCAAATCAACCGAAAAAGCGCTACGTACCCTCCCTTTTGTAAGCGAGATTAAAACCGATCTGATGCACAATTTATACCTTATTACTTTTAAAAGTGATGTACCGGTAAATTTTGAGCAGATCAGCAAAAAGGTTCAGGGTTCAGGCTTTTCGGTAAACAGCTTAAAGGCTACCTTTAACTTTGATAATACCAAAGTTGCCGATAACATATTTAGCTATGGCGGCGATACTTACAGGCTACTGAACCCCGCAGACAAAGCCCTAAGCGGCACTGTGAATTTCACTATAGTTGATAATGGCTTTGCCCCAAAATCGGTATCCAAAAAATACCTGGCCCAGGTTACCGATACTGCCCCTGCAAGTGGGCGCATCTATCATTTAGCCATATAA
- a CDS encoding glycoside hydrolase family 10 protein, with protein MATVYAQPAEPASDEPIVKTEPKREFRGVWIATVVNIDWPTSTKFTADKQKQELIDILNSHQETGINAVMLQVRPAADAFYAKSREPWSKYLTGKQGQGPYPAYDPLEFAITEAHKRGMELHAWFNPYRATFDGNFAALSPQHITKMKPDWFFTYGGIKTFNPGLPEVREYIVQVILDVVDNYDIDGVHMDDYFYPYPIAGQKINDDDTYKKYGQGYDNIKDWRRHNVDLLIKMIGDSVHAHNPDIKFGISPFGIWANKSQNDEGSETNGGSSYYENYADSREWVKQGWIDYINPQLYWPIGNRAADFEKLLNWWSDNTFGRHLYIGQAAYRINERKTVAFKNPKQLPDQINMMRANPRVQGSVYFSSNSLTNNPLGFTDSLRENYYKYPALPPVMLWRDSIAPNVPREFTAKAIQGHVQLRWMAPTLARDEQPVYGYVIYRFTDGEKINIDDPKNILRIQYNNGLTFEDTTAQRGKTYMYVITALDRLKNESDRSPTIAVTVR; from the coding sequence ATGGCAACTGTTTATGCGCAGCCAGCCGAACCCGCTTCTGATGAACCAATAGTTAAAACCGAACCCAAACGGGAATTCAGGGGAGTGTGGATAGCAACAGTAGTCAATATCGACTGGCCTACGAGTACCAAGTTTACCGCTGATAAGCAAAAACAGGAACTGATAGATATACTCAATTCGCATCAGGAAACAGGTATCAATGCGGTGATGTTGCAGGTGCGCCCGGCCGCCGACGCTTTTTATGCTAAGAGCCGGGAACCCTGGTCTAAGTATTTAACCGGCAAACAGGGACAAGGTCCTTATCCAGCTTATGACCCTTTGGAATTTGCCATAACCGAGGCCCACAAACGCGGTATGGAATTGCACGCCTGGTTTAACCCTTACCGTGCTACTTTCGATGGTAATTTCGCCGCACTAAGTCCACAACATATTACTAAAATGAAGCCTGATTGGTTTTTCACCTATGGTGGCATCAAAACTTTTAACCCGGGTTTGCCCGAGGTTCGTGAATACATTGTACAAGTAATATTGGATGTGGTTGACAACTACGATATCGACGGTGTACACATGGATGATTATTTTTATCCTTACCCTATTGCCGGTCAAAAGATCAATGACGATGATACCTATAAAAAATATGGTCAGGGGTATGACAATATTAAAGACTGGCGTCGCCACAATGTGGACCTGCTGATCAAAATGATAGGCGACAGCGTACATGCTCATAACCCCGACATCAAATTTGGCATTAGTCCATTTGGTATATGGGCCAATAAATCACAAAACGACGAGGGTTCTGAAACTAACGGAGGTTCATCCTATTACGAAAACTACGCCGACTCGCGCGAATGGGTAAAACAGGGATGGATAGATTATATCAATCCTCAGCTTTACTGGCCCATCGGTAACCGCGCAGCTGATTTTGAAAAATTGCTCAACTGGTGGAGCGATAATACTTTTGGAAGGCATCTGTATATAGGGCAAGCCGCGTATCGTATCAACGAGCGTAAAACGGTGGCGTTTAAAAATCCCAAACAACTACCCGACCAGATTAATATGATGCGTGCCAACCCCAGGGTTCAGGGCAGTGTTTATTTCAGCTCCAACTCATTAACCAATAATCCACTGGGCTTTACCGATTCGCTCCGTGAAAATTATTACAAGTACCCGGCTTTGCCACCGGTGATGCTTTGGCGCGATTCCATTGCCCCTAATGTGCCCCGGGAATTTACCGCGAAAGCTATACAGGGCCATGTACAATTAAGATGGATGGCGCCCACCCTGGCCCGAGACGAACAGCCCGTTTATGGCTACGTGATCTACAGGTTTACCGACGGGGAAAAAATCAATATCGACGATCCTAAAAACATACTCCGAATTCAATATAACAACGGCTTAACCTTTGAGGACACTACTGCACAAAGAGGTAAAACTTATATGTACGTGATCACCGCGCTTGACCGGTTAAAAAATGAGAGTGACCGATCGCCCACTATCGCCGTAACCGTTCGTTAA
- a CDS encoding SDR family NAD(P)-dependent oxidoreductase, which yields MTNTYIISGAGSGIGQAIAQKLAQDGNTCILLGRNEQKLQQTLQSLVAGNHSLLVADIRDKKSLARAFEQLGNTTVNGLIANSGIGGENYWGDDDRWVDIINTNLTGTYNFVNTFLPALRNTAVEKHIVITSSVLARLGVANYSAYCASKAGLLGLMRSWAVQFAPENILVNAICPGWVDTEMSQDGLQGIADGIGISKQEFYEMAMQSVPLRRMSQPDEIAGLVAYLLGQRSITGQTIDINCGSVMNS from the coding sequence ATGACCAACACCTATATCATTAGCGGTGCCGGGAGCGGCATTGGACAAGCTATTGCGCAAAAGCTGGCACAGGATGGTAATACCTGTATTTTGCTGGGGCGTAATGAGCAAAAATTACAACAAACATTGCAAAGTTTGGTGGCGGGCAATCATAGCCTGCTGGTGGCAGATATCCGCGACAAAAAAAGTCTTGCCCGGGCTTTTGAACAATTGGGTAACACCACAGTGAATGGACTGATAGCCAACTCGGGTATCGGTGGAGAAAATTATTGGGGCGATGATGACCGCTGGGTCGATATCATCAACACTAACCTTACCGGTACTTATAATTTTGTCAATACATTTTTACCTGCATTGCGGAACACAGCGGTTGAGAAACATATTGTAATCACCTCATCTGTACTGGCGCGATTGGGTGTGGCTAACTATTCTGCCTATTGCGCCTCTAAAGCAGGTTTGTTAGGCCTGATGCGTTCCTGGGCAGTACAGTTTGCTCCCGAAAACATCCTGGTAAATGCCATTTGCCCGGGTTGGGTAGATACCGAAATGTCGCAGGACGGTTTGCAGGGCATTGCCGATGGTATAGGTATCAGTAAACAGGAATTTTACGAAATGGCTATGCAAAGCGTACCACTTAGACGAATGAGCCAGCCCGATGAAATTGCCGGTTTGGTAGCCTACTTACTGGGCCAGCGATCTATCACCGGGCAAACCATCGATATTAATTGCGGCTCGGTAATGAATAGTTGA
- a CDS encoding DUF1835 domain-containing protein, with protein sequence MSNILHILNGDATLSGFNETGLDGDVLVWREVLSEGPLQENILSGSFWSTRAQWISQTFKENIDTYQHKVIEELGKLNSDYSEINLWFEFDLHCQVNLLGVLQMLSRKTDMSEPAIYLICLADCAQFNFAKGLGELNGEQFEELYDSRERLNEWEFELATEAWQLYVQGDAGKLGKWLNENNFWGGIPLLKPALQAHLKRLQINEAGLGYIEQRLLDIYNSGANTRSAIYATFWNEDKIFGMGDAEIDIYLDRLQQKQLISL encoded by the coding sequence ATGAGTAACATATTGCATATTTTAAATGGGGATGCAACCCTGTCCGGATTTAACGAAACCGGGCTTGATGGCGATGTACTGGTATGGCGCGAAGTGCTTTCTGAGGGCCCTTTGCAGGAAAATATCCTGTCGGGTAGTTTTTGGAGTACACGGGCCCAATGGATCAGCCAAACCTTCAAAGAGAACATTGACACCTATCAGCACAAGGTAATTGAAGAGCTGGGTAAACTCAACAGTGATTATTCTGAAATTAACCTCTGGTTTGAGTTCGATCTGCATTGCCAGGTGAACTTGCTGGGTGTTTTACAGATGCTTAGTCGAAAAACGGATATGTCTGAACCCGCTATCTATCTGATTTGTCTGGCCGATTGTGCTCAGTTTAATTTTGCCAAAGGACTGGGTGAACTCAACGGCGAACAATTTGAGGAATTATATGATAGCCGTGAACGCCTGAACGAATGGGAGTTTGAACTGGCCACCGAGGCCTGGCAGTTATATGTACAGGGAGATGCAGGAAAACTGGGAAAATGGCTCAACGAAAATAACTTCTGGGGAGGCATCCCTTTACTAAAACCCGCTTTGCAGGCTCATTTGAAACGTTTGCAGATAAATGAGGCCGGCCTGGGTTATATTGAACAAAGGCTACTGGATATTTACAATAGTGGCGCGAACACACGATCGGCCATATATGCTACCTTTTGGAACGAAGATAAAATATTTGGAATGGGCGATGCGGAGATTGATATTTACCTTGATCGCCTGCAACAAAAACAACTCATCAGTTTATAA